ATGTCATCTTTTTATTGGTTAATTTGACTTCAGTCTTAATGTCAAAGGCCTATTTGCACTGCATTATAAACCTACTATACATACATCCTGTATAATCAAGTTTAATGCTGATAGCAGTGAAGGTAAGATGTGATTGTAGCAGGGTCTGAAAAAGGAGGAAGTTCCCAGAAGCACTCCAGGAAGTCAAATTGTTGTATGTTTGctcattttgtttaataaaccaaaaagatacaatgtattcattttttagaGGTGCTGATGGGTGTATTGTTACTTTTGGATCCAGCCAGGTTCCCCCTATGCttgcagtctttatgctaagcttagAAAACAGCCTGCTGGCTTAgttgttgaactattccttagAAGAACACATTGAGGAACTATCTTGTAGTTATTTCTTACATGAAAATGTATCTCAAGAAAAGTCCATGTTAATCTGCTCATTGTATTGTTTCCTTTCAGCCACCAATATCAATGACGCTGTACTGAAGGCCGTGAGCATGCTGGAGAAAGAAAGACGAGAAAAGAACATTCCAGAGAGGAGTGCCGACATGATTATTTTACTGACTGATGGGATGCCGAACAGTGgtaaaatgtcttaatttgGAAGATTATAGTATTTTAATCTCCATGTCTAGATTAAGTACAGCAGTTTAAAACAAGTTTGACATATATCTAACTGTGATTTTAAACAAAGGGTCAGTTGTCTGCACtgtgcaaaaacattttgataagtAGTTGTGTCAGAAAGTAGTTAAAAGGGTTTTGTCCTTTctggtttctttttgtttgtaaagGAAGACCTGAAGAAGAACATCCTTTTAAGATTGAAAAGTTTTCTGTGAATTTACACAAACCTTTAGTGTGCTGAATGCCCTCCAGTTTTGAGAAAGCAGCAATTcgatacacaaaataaataaaagtttgaaaaacCTTAGAAGTAAGTTAAGTAACTTAAGTCTAATTGAAACTGCAAGGCTGTCATTACATGCTCACCAATACACTTGTGTGCCTGCTTGTAGGGGAGTCCAACCTGCAAATGATTCAGAAGAATGTACACTCTGCTATTGGAGGGAACATGACTATGTTCTGTCTTGGATTTGGAAATGATGTGGATTACTCCTTCCTGGATGTGATGTGCAGACAAAACAAAGGAGTGGCCCGCAGGATCTATGAGGGTTCAGATGCAGCCATTCAACTCAAGGTTGGGTATTTACAGCAAACATAATGTCCGAGCATGTTTGTAGATACGAGTTTGCACATCCAAGGACATTCCAAAGGGGTAAATGAATGATTTGGAGTGTGTCTTTGTTCCAGGGTTTCTATGAGGAGGTGGCCAGCCCTCTGCTCTTGGAGGTAGACCTGCGTTATCCTGAGAGTGCTGTGGGATTCTTGACCAAAAACCACTACAGCCAGTTGTTTAACGGCTCAGAGATCGTGGTGGCCGGTCAGCTGACGGACAGTGACATGGATAACTTCTTGGTGGAGGTGTTCGCCCAGGGGGTGAGAAAAGGACAACAATATGTCAATTAAAGCATGAGAAAGACACTATTTTGGTGAATATAAGATATGTGAGACAATTCCTGTGCCTTAATATTTAATGGTAAGAATGAAAGTACAAACACATTGAATTTAAGTAGATTATCTTAGTCTAGGTATTATTACTTTagcagttttagttttttctgtcctATCTCAGGCTTCAGTAGGGATCAAATGACTATGCCATGATTGTCCTATTTTAGTCTGCCATATTTTAAGGGATGGTCTCTGAAAATCACAAGAACAATTTGGATGTTTtttggtccccagaggatgaatcctactcacttgatcccttaacttttttcagtcttaatcatcaggtaaaaaaatCCTATTTGTCCAATACTTAAGTTTacgaccaaatacctgcaaaacctATCAACCTTAGCTGTACTTTGTACTGATTAGTAAAATGTTAGCGTGATAAAAATGcttaactaagatggtgaacatagtAAACATGTGTACATTAAGTAAACTTTTGAAACAGTTTAGTAGACTCTTAGCCTCGTTATCAAACAATACTATGAATCCCCTCTCCTGTCAATAACACTTGTAATTtaatcttttctctttctcctctttctatAGCCTGAGGAGGACTTCCAGGTGCAGGGAAAGGCCAGTGTGGTAAACTTGGATGTGACCTACCCAGAACAGGATTACATCTTTGGGAATTTCTCAGAGCGTCTTTGGGCCTACCTCACCATCCAACAGCTACTGGAGAACAGGTTTGTTCTTCTGAATCGTGTCTTCCATCTCTGTCTGTACCTGCACCGAGATTTTAAGCAGGCTTCTCCATGAACTGTGACAGATGTGCTTTTTATTGCACATCATGTGCGTCATAGGTCATTATAAAACAATCAACTAATCCTCATTAATCTCCCAGTGACATTGGTACTCAGCAAGAGAAAGAAACTATGACAGCCAAGGCCCTGGACTTGTCTGTGCGATACAACTTCGTCACCCCTGTTACCTCCATGGTGGTCACCAAGCCTGAAACTGAGGACGGACCAGACAGCCCTCTCATCGCTGATAAACTGACTGAGGGTGAGGGAAATGCAACAGGCcatgtttatttagtttgcAGCTGATGAGGAAAAATAGTTGATAGTGATCTGCTAAACTGAAAAGTAAAcctgtatattatttatttcaaatgtataGCATATTGTTACATAATAAGAAACGTGTTATATCATTAAGTAGAACATGCCAAAGAAaactttgtgttgtgtgttttctaatTGTTGCCCTGTTTCACAGACCAGCGACAGGAAGTGGAGAGAAACAGTGGTACGACACTCTCTTTTAACTTAATTATGTGGAATAccttatttaacctttatttgacaaaatgtttccatttcTTATTCTCATTTTGGGCTGAACAGCTTTACTAAAgtattcttttattatttcgGGTGGCAGGTGTCAGTTCCCGTGGTCGCAGTTCCAGTGGTAGCAGTTCCCGTGGTAGCAGTTCCCGTGGTAGCAGTTCCCGTGGCAGTTCCAGTGGTAGCAGTTCCCGTGGTAGCAGTTCCCGTGGTAGCAGTTCCCGTGGTAGCAGTTCCCGTGGTAGCAGTTCCCGATCAGATGGTTAGCCTTTAATGCAGTAGAAGTTTAACTATTACATCATTCTAACATATTTACGGGTTTGTTGTTCGGGTCACTTTACTTAAATCATCTATTAATATGTTTCTTGGTACATATAAGACCAGACTCTTAAAAACAGGAatcatatgttttattatttctaaaatgaaatcaatacaGCCTTATCAGCCATATCAGATCTAATGATATGACAACTGTGAcatatatttattctattttgggattttttctATTTATCGTTAGTTTTTTAGTTGTTATTTGAATTAccacatatgtatataaatatttcatactgAAGAAATCAGCAAAATAAACAGTCTTCAGTTTGACTGTTATATATGCATTCTGTCCGACATGATATTTTAATGATGCTTTTGCAGTGGACGGAGATCCTCACTTCATGATAGAGCTGCCAGACAGAGATGACGCTCTGTGCTTCAACATCAACGACAAACCAGGAACCATTTTCAACCTGGTTAGAGACCCAAAATCAGGTTAGCCCtgagttttttaaaaatataactttttatttgtgaGAAAATGTTGAGAATGGCAAACAAACTCAAACCTGTCGTTATTATCAGGCTTTGTGGTGAACGGACAAATTATTGGGAAGAAGAAGGTCGTTCAGGATGGTAATATCAACACCTACTTTGGCCGCTTTGGTATCATCCACCAGAAGCTGGGGCTAAGGCTAGAGGTGAGCACTCAGGACATCTCAGTCTTCCACGAGGGCAAGCAGGTCAAGCTGCTGTGGTCTGATACGGCCTCTATCAAAGAAAATAAGTGAGTAACACTGCCTTTCAAATACTATTGGACAACGAAACATGTATTAAAgtaaatgaataatacaattatttaatagttattttgtttgtcatttgttgtgtttatcaCACTAAGAGTAtctgcaaataaacacacaacacaacgcTCTATTGTTATACCATCCAAATACCACTCCCAGAGTAAACCAAGAAAAAGGGAAACATGGGTACAACTCCAtctaaataaaaactgaaaaagataTTGGATcagtaaaaactacaaataaaaaaaactgattttaatcATCAAACCTACATGGAAATTTTTCTTCAATTATAGTTAAATCacactgacaaataaatattcactTTGTTCCACATTGCTCCTGAGAatcacaaagcaaaaaaatgctatttttcacaactgttttgttttttctccagtaTGGACTTCAGGTTAACTAAGAACCAGAGCCTGACAGTGACGCTAAGGCACTCGGTTAGATTTATGGTCATTAGACACACAAAGGTTTGGAAGAGACGCCACGACCATCAAGACTACCTGGGCTTCTACACCCTGGACAGCCACCACCTGTCTGACTCTGTTCATGGTCTGCTAGGTAAATAACAGCGAGAACGTTTCATATATTGATCCATTGATTGTGTAGCTGTTTTAGGTTTGCTGATccttattttgaaagaaatctaaaaatgtCTTCCTCCAGGTCAGTTCTACCACGGTGTTGGGTTTGAGGTAACAGAACTGCGTCAAGGTGCGGTCCAGGACAAAATGGATGCCAACATGTATGTGAAGGGACAAATACTCAACGTGACCAGGTGCACATGCTTCATCAAGTTTAAACACGCATACACATAATGCGTGCAAGGCAAAAGAGcagttattttttcatataaacacttcatcattgttgtttttttacaatctttTCCACAGACACTGGCAGAAGGACTTCAGCAGGGATGTGAAGGATGGGGAAAGTATTCCCTGTTGGTTTGTTCACAATGATGGAGCAGGCCTAATCGATGGAAGAGCCTCAGACTACATTGTTTCTGGGCTTTTCAAGGCTGCTTTTTGAATCTTAAAAATTCAAAAACTCAGTGGCAATGCATTGACAAAATGTATGGTTCTAGATGTTATGAATTGACATTACTCACCAAAAATGACAGTGTAACTGATAATATATGCGGTTTGTGAAAGTTAAAACGCAAGCCGAAGGATTTACtgataacataaataatatggTAGGAAAAACTTTCCAATATTAAGCTCTCATAGAGTTATATAAGTCTTCATACTTCACATACCAAATTAACTTCTCTACACTTCTTtgcaatcaaataaatatttagctgtaaaaaatgtttgccCCCTGTCAGTACAGGAGTTACACTGGATGTATTTTGCTTAGCCCAGCATATTTTGGTTTAATGTATTTGCACTTTAGGTTCACTTCAAGGTACATGACCTTGAAGTGAACCCATGACCTCGGCCACAACTGCACCAATTGTGTTTTGCCTCACTCTGTGCTTTGGGAGCTGCACATTGATTCACAAAAATATTGCCCTTCACCACCTCAAGAAGGTGAACAATAACTATTATGCATACATGTGACTGTAGTGTTGCCTCAAAAAGGAGGAAACATCCACACTGGTGTAAAAACCCACCCACATAGTACTGTAGGACTATAATAATTTCTGGTGCAGAAAAATTTTAATAATATTCAAGCCAGTAGTTATGAAACAGTTTGTGATGCTGTTTGCATTATGTTCATTAATGTTCCTTTACCAATTATTTAAAGTGGAACAATCATTATTGACAGATTCAGCGATCCATAATTAAGTCACATTTGACCTCTATTCACTCACATTTAGGCCTACTCCCAGAACAGCTACATTCAAAGCATTTCATCTGGGTGCTGTTTTTCAAGGAATATGTATTGTTTCCCAGAAGACATCAGGAAAGAAAGGTGGCACTccaatgataataaaaaaagatcacattttatctttgttttatttttaaccacaggcaacaaatgtgttttaatataaaaagcCTTTGTTAAAGGCCCTGAATGCTGTTGGTACACCCACACAGGTGATTTCAATTGACTAGCTAATTAGTTGTCCTGTCTTCACTTCATGGGCTTAAAGAGACTGACCTTTTTTACAGCAGACTTTTTAACGTGTCAGAGTCAGAAAATCACAGGTGTttctaataacattaacaatggctctgttctaagtgtcccagtaagccactACAATGTGAACATGAGCCAGCACGTATCATActaggaccctgaaactgaagaaACTAGAGTTCAGGcttttgttaatgttattattcaAACCTTTGCTTTACCTACTGTGATTTGTCAAAAAGtctttgtgaaatattgttaTTGAAATCTCTTGATTCtcttttatcaatatttttaagTATGAAGGGTTGCCATGTAATTTCCCTGCATATTTTCACACAACTCCAACTTCAGCAGAGGTTTCATTTAGCCACACCTAATGACAATACACACTCATGTTTTggttgctttcttttttctaaatgtctttTTGGGCAATATCATAATGCAATTGTTAATCTATCTAaagcaggggtctcaaactcgcggcccgctagacgatattttgtggcccccaccttaatatgaaagtttaatgttagtgcggcccgcgagttttatatgaatggcactttacagtgttgtgtgcggagctgaacgaacctaccaat
This portion of the Anoplopoma fimbria isolate UVic2021 breed Golden Eagle Sablefish chromosome 17, Afim_UVic_2022, whole genome shotgun sequence genome encodes:
- the LOC129105427 gene encoding inter-alpha-trypsin inhibitor heavy chain H3-like, which encodes MPAPWRVMLLWICVCIWLPAQVWGALLDPGRNALTQMVEVYSVKVDCTVTSRFVHTVMTSKALNKANSSQEIFFEVELPKTAFIVNFSMEIDGEMYVGEVKEKEKAKKQYEKAVSSGKTAGLVKASGRTMETFLVSVNIAAKSNVTFILTYEELLQRKLGQYEILTRVKPKQPVQEFQIVTKIYEPQGIAFVEATATFLSNDLLPLVEKTVTDTKAQISFSPTLEQQRKCPGCEGTIIDGDFIVKYDVKRKESIGELQIVNGYFVHFFAPPDLVRVPKNVVFVIDRSGSMRGTKIKQTRDALEAILKELHEEDHFALILFDERITTWKKFLTKATKQNVTGAISYIRKMSDSGATNINDAVLKAVSMLEKERREKNIPERSADMIILLTDGMPNSGESNLQMIQKNVHSAIGGNMTMFCLGFGNDVDYSFLDVMCRQNKGVARRIYEGSDAAIQLKGFYEEVASPLLLEVDLRYPESAVGFLTKNHYSQLFNGSEIVVAGQLTDSDMDNFLVEVFAQGPEEDFQVQGKASVVNLDVTYPEQDYIFGNFSERLWAYLTIQQLLENSDIGTQQEKETMTAKALDLSVRYNFVTPVTSMVVTKPETEDGPDSPLIADKLTEDQRQEVERNSGVSSRGRSSSGSSSRGSSSRGSSSRGSSSGSSSRGSSSRGSSSRGSSSRGSSSRSDVDGDPHFMIELPDRDDALCFNINDKPGTIFNLVRDPKSGFVVNGQIIGKKKVVQDGNINTYFGRFGIIHQKLGLRLEVSTQDISVFHEGKQVKLLWSDTASIKENNMDFRLTKNQSLTVTLRHSVRFMVIRHTKVWKRRHDHQDYLGFYTLDSHHLSDSVHGLLGQFYHGVGFEVTELRQGAVQDKMDANMYVKGQILNVTRHWQKDFSRDVKDGESIPCWFVHNDGAGLIDGRASDYIVSGLFKAAF